acgtatgggcataattgtaccttggatcagtgtgagattggttggggttcaactacagtccagaccgaatttaatttggagtaggctagtgtctgtagcggcttaatacagtgtgtgttcaatctggaataggtcccagggtttttctgcatttgcggtttcctcgttaacaaaattctggtgtctgtgttatttctattccgcattatattttgttatataattgaaatatcacaggttgttcgttgttcaatcaattagtatatccgatcttttggttgttgatttaaattgattgacacttggatattggtctttggtaccatccaagttatctctcttgtatttgataaagattcgtagatttctgtttgcttgagtagaGATCAAATCGAGacatagagatataaactctttaatatacttttctattgattgagtctaactatctagttgattctcataaaagtatattggaatttgtccatacagattgttgtgcgaaatattgggtgtggttgttagacccccgctttttcacaaccaTTAACCTATTAATAGGTGCATAATTTAACACATTTTACTGTCAATTTCTTATGTTTTATTTGTTAGTTTTCGCGTAAATTTAGTACCTTTGTTTTATATTTTGTGGCTTTTGTACGTTGAGTTGTCAAATAGGGGTCGAGACACACATCAATGTACAAAAAACTGATCAAACCAAGAAGGAAAATGGTCTCTAACACAAGCACAAATCAGTTTCCAAAAGCCTAAATTTCAGTTGACTCGTCTGGACATGACTCAATTGACTCGTCTGGATATGACTCATTACATCTTAATCTCAGTGATTACGCCTGACTCAAAATTATTACTAATATTAATAGAGTTGTAAAAAAAACTTTGGAACCCAGTCATATATATGTTCAGCGAGTGTAAAAAATAAACTGACACCTGACCCGCATCAAGTTAGATCCAGATCCGAGTCACCCAAACAAATTAGGTGTAAGTTTGGGTCGGCCAATTTATAAACATCCCGTAATATGCTCAAATGACTCGGACTGTATTAACTCGGCATCTAGGAAGGAATTCAAAGACCTTAATTATCCGGTTGTGGTTCGAACGTGTTAACAACTTCAAGGTTTTTTAAAGATGGTATCACCTTAACCTCCTCTCTTTTTCTCCTtaaaaaagataaagccaaatgtTTGTCAGTGGAGccacaaaagaagaagagaatgtgTTTTCTGGTAGGAATTTGTAAGCTGGTTGGTAAAAGAGTGGACCAACTAGGGGGCGCCATTTTGGTTCTGTTAACCAAAATTGTTGCCTCTTACAAGGAACTCAGTCTAAGCTTAGAACCCATACAATAATACTCTGGGACTAAAAAGTCAGTTTGACTATTAGGTATGAACTTTTAATAAAACGATGATCACTCACTAGTACTCCATTTCCACGGTACATCCAATTAATACCTTACTTTTAATCATCTCCCAtctaaacaaaaccaaataattaAAATCCATCCATCAGAATGGCATTTAAGGTCTTTTAAGATCATGCTAGGGTGGTCTCAAAACAAAAAGTATGCTACCACTGTTCATCAAAAGAATGAATATGCATTTTGCATTTGCCTCTCAAATAGAGATCATCGGGTGTTAATAATAGTCATCTTTCTAATTCGTTCCCAGttggcaccaccaccacctacggtAGGTTCAAAATttatcatcattatctgaattAAAATAATTGGTCACTGGGATATTTTTCACGGGCCAACTCCTCCTAGTATTTCTCTGTTATTGCTTCTAAACCAAGACAGGAGAAAGGAAGATAGACGGACAGACAGACAGACAGACTACGAGAGTTTTTTTTGTTGGTGTAAGAATTTAAGAATTAGTTTCCGCAAATCATGGTTTGCTGACAACGTGCTCTCCTTTACTCTCCTCAGTCCTTATTATTGATTTGTGTTGTCCCTTGGACCTTTCTTCATCGACAatacatctctctctctctctaaccCTCTCTTAATAAGTCTCTCTACCAACTAAACTAGTCCTTGTATTCCAACTTTACCAGAATAACAAACAACTTTATAAGAAATCTCTGCATCAACTTcatagtctttgtttctttagcttttttaGTAGTATCGGCTAGCTTACTTTTGACAAGAGTATATATCTCCTCATGAATAATAGCTAGTGGGTTTTATCTTTTATGTCTTCAAGTGTTGAAGCAGCTTAGAAGAAATAAAGATTAGTAAGAGACCTTAAGTAAGTTTTCTTCAATCGTATATCGTCGTCATCTccgttttctttttattttaaggaATTACACCATCTTTCCTGGGTTTATGTTACTAATGAAGAGTCTTGCTGGTTAGTTGCAGAAGACCTTTTCAATAGAGCCGTTGTTTGATGATgcttttttaagagttttattgcctttggaaatatgaaaactggTTTTGTTTCATGCTTTGCAGAAGAAGGATACCCCAAGTTAAGATTTCCCTTCTCACAATGAAGACTACTACCATgtcttcatctacttcttctaCGATATCGATTCCTACGCAATCATCAAACTATGAAGATGAAATGTTTATGAACAAGAATTTGCTTTTCTCGGATAGTGTCAAGGTAAAATTTACCCTTTGTTAACTTGGTAATAAATGGTGCTACTTAAGCAGACTTGGATTCTCAATGTATTAATTCTTCTTTTCTCAAATGCATTTGTTCAGGACTTGAGAAATTTGAGATCACAATTGTACTCAGCGGCCGAGTATTTTGAAGCAGCTTATCCTAATGACAAACAGAAACCAATgtatgctgtttttttttttttgatggaatgtTTACGGATTTTTTCCACTTTTATAGCATGTGCACTGATTTAAAACCTCTCATTTCTGGTATCATACAGATTGGTCAGCAACTTGAAAGATTATACTATTAAAGCTCTTGTTAACACCGTCGATCATTTGGGCTCATTAACAAATAGAGTGAACCTTCTTGTTGATGAGAAAGTTGATGAAGTTTGGGCGACAAAATTACGGGTCTCTTGCATTGAGCAGGTACCTAATTAATTTTATGCATTCAATTCTCTTCTCGTATTTGATGTCTAGTCTGAAAATTGTGTTGTTTTTTTTCACTCAAGAACAACagtggaaaaaagaaaaatttagagGCCCGAAGTCAATAAAAAACTTGTTTTGAACATATCCGAAACAGATTCATCCTGTATTGACTTCTCACTTATTCCATGCAATTAGAGATTAAGAACATGTCAAGCGTACATTGATCATGAGGGATTTGCTCAGCAGTCCTTAGCGATAGCGACTCCGAAGCATCATAAGCGGTATATCTTGCCAGGCAAATACAAATTCCCTGTATTCTTATTTCGTGCATTTTAATATAAACCCCGCAATTTAAACAATAGATAATGCTAATTATATTGGCATTTTGAACATCTTAAGCAGTTGGGGAATCTGTTTTCTCTGCTGGGCATACTATATCAGCTTATCAAGGGAGTCGCTTAGGAGATGAAGATAATTGGGATAAGCTGAAGAATGGTATAGTGTTATCCCGATTTTTGATTGTATGGTGTATTGGATGCACTTTTTAAACATTTTGACAACCATTGTTCCTGTTTTAGCTGTTCGAACGACATTCAGAAATGCTCCATCATCGTCACTTGGGTAAATTGCCTTTCTCTAGCTTATACCACCAACTGCAAACTCCATGCTGccaaaaaaacctacaaaaacTTAGTTTGATTCTTGTTTCAGAAATGTGTATACTCCTATCCCCACTAAACCGACACATCAAGGACAAgcacaagaagatgaagaaaattcgAAAAAGTTGAACAACTGTAAGCATAACTTTCACCATTCCCTGGTATCCCGATTTATTCATGTCATTTGATTGTGTGATGTgatgatttattttatttgtttttggagCTGTTCAAGTTGCAGTAAAAAATCCCAAACCTTCTTTAGTCAGGTAAGAAAACTTATCATGTGCAATCCAAGTCTAAAGTTCAGTTGTGTTTATGTTATTGTAAAAAGCATTCTCCTAAATTGACTTGTTTGGTTTTTGCTGCAGAAGTACACGTTCTCCATCACCTACACGTAAAACACCACAACCTCCGGGGCACAATCATGAAAAACTGAATAATGGTATTTAACTCATTCATTTTAGTTTGCTGGTCAACAAAATAAACGGAGCTAGACTTGTCTAATTATGTGATGTGATTGTTTTGCTCTAGTTGTTCGAGGGACACTCAAAACCCAACCATCTTCGGCCGGGTACTTGATACATATGCTCATTGTAGTTTGAAGCAACTATTAATATTTAATGTAACGGAGAGTTGTAAacttcttcttttcttatttgCAGAAAAGGACGTTCACCATCGCCTACATTGCTTTCTATGCAACACGGTCTGTTTTCTTTCAGAGGTATTTGTCCAAACAAAAGTGCATTGCATGTGTGGTGAAAGAGAAATATAAAGCTGATATTCCAAAGACACTGATACCGTATTACTAATCCTTTTCTTGTTTCCTATGCACTGGCGATAAGCAGATAAGCAAAAAGTGTCTGATAAAGAACCAGACTCACCTCGCTCTAAATTTCCACTCTTACGTTCTGGATCTACCTCCGCTAGATCGAGCCCAAAGATTTTGAGTAGATCTACAACTCCTATCCCGACTAGATCGATCACTCCTATCCTGAGTAGATCAACAACTACAAAAATCCCTTCTGGTAATACAAGCAAACGGGTAAGTGAATTCTACCTTTACTTAGTgcaaaacaagaagaaaattgattctagtttttttttgttttctgtttttctgAAAAGAAAGCCGGACCTTATTACCTATACAAACCATTACAATATTTTGCTTAAGAATCTTAGACGATACGCATGGGTGTTTGTGAAGCAAGTTTTTGTCCTTCTTAGCTATATGGTCAGCTATGGGATTGCGTGAAAGAGTAGACTGCATCTATTAGGCAATACAGTCACTGTAGACATGAATTGAGCCTTAGCTCCAACAATAAATGAACTGCCTGCAACAGGCCAGAAGCTTCTGTTTGTCAACTACTATTAATGTGCTTGCTCGAGCTCCATAATCTACCTGCAATTTTGTAACTAACAGAACCACTATCAGCAAAATTGGCATTAGGCTTCATTGATGCATGAACATAAATTTGTTTGGATGGCCATTAGTAGTCATAATGACTAAAGTGAAAATTGTGTCCATAGGCAAGGATAATCAAATAATTCCCCCTTGTTATGACTATGGCCGTGATCATTGCTGTTCAGTTGAGGTGTCCTAGTTTTTACTTGGTTCATGTTTGAGTGTTTTGTTTCATAAACTTTCTGATAGATGTACGAGGTTGATAGGAATGGTAGGTTTGTTCTCAGAAGTTTTTTCGCCTGCAGTGCACTCCTCCTAGATGTGCTAACAAGCTTTGTCAATTCTCCTTTTCGAAGTTATTTACGGGCTTGTTAAATACTTAATTCTAGGTTCACCAAAGATCTATTACAGACTATGCAACAATTAAAAGCTGTCATAATTTCCTAGGAAAGGCTATTCACCAAGGGATTAATCTCTTTAACCGTGTCATGTACAGTGTCCTTCGGAGCCTCCGAAGTCATTTATAACACGTGCCTATGCTGATACGGACCATCAAAAAGCCAGTGCTGATAAGGACAACCACAGAGATATTGAGCAGCATCAAAGTAAAAGCAAGCGCATACTCAAAAACTTACTCAGTCGGCGCAAGTCAAAGAAGGCCGATTTGTATACCTTCTTGGATGAATATTAAAAGGAACAGATGTTCTAAACTGACAGCGGCAAAAACACTGCCAAGTTCCATCCCGATCGGTCCATGGCGCCGAAAATATGTTCATTTTTTATTTGTCAGTGGCCAATGTTTTTGAGGTGCTTTAGAATCCGTCTGTCTAAAAGTGTTCTAAGAGGGCAGTTTAAGTGAAGCATCAAAGTAGATACCTTGTCTATAGATTGTTCTTTTATCCTTGTTTTAATACCCAAATTGTACTTAACATGTAGCTTTCTTTCGGCACAATACCCTGACAAGTTTGGCTTTTGCATCCCGAACACAATTGTATTTTATACACGTTACGCCAGAAATTTTGTACGAATCAACTTATGAAACTATCTATTACTTCATGAATACTGTCTTAAACATATAGCAGAAAGTTTGTATTAGAGCTACAGCGCAACCAGATCAAACCAGATACTGATGAACTGTGTACTCATAAGCCAATGTAACAACGTACAAAAATAAGCGAACACAACAAGAGACTTTAAAGGTATGAAAGCATACAATACGTCATAGAGACCAAGTTTCCAGATACCACCATTTCTTACAGTAAACATCATCAGTTAGCACGCAAATAAATTTTCATTTAGAATCCCCACCGGTTCGAACAGCACCAAAAATAACATCACAGTAGGCACCCACAACTAAAGAGATTGTTCTGTTTTGAAGTATGTTACAGTTGCCCCATATATACACATTTACATTTGTACATAAAATTCATGCATAGGAACCGTTTTTTTTTAATCTACACAAACATGTGAGAACTTCCAGACACCAGTCATGATGGAATGAAAAACCATCTTTGTTTTGGAATTACTTAATCTTCACCTTTGAGAAGCACTTCCTGTTGGCCAAGACCCCACACCTGTTACTATGACTAAACTACAACTATGGTGTGCCAGGAGCAACGCTGCACCCATAGCGTAAAATTACTGCAATGCAGCAGCTGGAGCAACCATGTGCCAATGCTACCAGACTAGAATAATGGTTTGTCAGTAGCTGCACTGCACCCATTTATAAAATCCATACTCCATAGTAACCCTGCACCGGTTTAAAATATCGGTAGCAACCATCCCATGGTCCATCCTAGTAGCAAGCCTGCACCGGCAAGACCCAACCCCACAGCGAAAGCAAAAGCATATCTACCAATGTATTTCAGTGGGTTCCTCTTGCCCTTCTTGGGCCTTTGTTTATCCTTCTTTCCTTGCCTCCCTATGTTTGGCATCCATGGAAGGTCCATTGGAAAAATCGGCTGGTCTTTGTTCTTGAGCTGGAGGCAAATGTTTTCCAACTGTAGCAGTTGAAGCCATTGTTTGTATGCAAAGAGATGTGAAGCTTGTTTAAAGAAAAGCTTGACGATGTCTTCCTTCTCATGGTAAGCTTGCTGGGCTGCCTTCTCAGCTTCTCTTGCCCGTGTTTGGGAATGACGAAGTGCCTCTAACAACTCTGCCTTGCTTGGTTCGCTCTCAGAGGTTCGATGCAATTCTGCTGAATCCTTGCTGGTGTTACTATTGCTGTTGGTACTACTGTAACTGACATGCATTACTCTTAATATTTCTgaataacaagaagaaaacaCATACCAATATTTCCATGCATGTTGTTTTATGGACTGAAACAAAATCAATTATCAGGAGCGAGAGAAGAAGAAACTCGACTACTAAGAATACAAATGCTGGATAATCTCAAAACTTCAGTTTGATATATGTCGAACATGTGTTCCTATCACCCTCTTCAAAATAATCATATCTTCCAGCACTCCAGTTATAAATTGCAATTCAATAAACTTTGATGGCTGGTTAAACCTAAGCTTACATCAGATAAGAAATAGTAAAACCAATTTACTCCTACTCTACATTTTTAACAATTGCAAATCAACAGGACCCCAAATTCATGTATTTGTTATTCTACATACTCGGACTGTGTGCAACAGGCACACTCGATCCCAGAATATGTACAGTGGCATGTTAGTTGGCTACTGCAAAAATTGGCACTTATCCCATGAAAATTGACACTTAACTACCAACACACAAGAAACTTAAAACCATAAAAAAAGGAAGAAGTGaacagaaagaaaagaaaagcctTGAAGGAAAATGAAAGTCTACAGAAATACCTGAAAGACTTCTCTGAATTGTAAAGTGAGTGCCCTTTTCCACCAAAGCCACATGTGGGACTACCATTGCGAACAGTTTTGCTTCCCTTCAGATccaaagatgaagaaaagatcCCACCATGATCAAAGTTTTCAAGACCACTAAATGGGCCTCTCCTTACTTTCGTGCTCTGTGGTGGAGGGAGATCGCAATTTTCAACGTGCTCCGTAGATTTTAGGGCAACCAAAGAAGCCAATTCGTCTTTATCCACTGTGCGCCACCAAGGCTCAGACTTTCCACCTCCTATCCAAGGAGTTTCAAAGTCAAAATTTTGTTTCAGTATTAACTGATCAATTGAGTCCAAGTCCACT
This DNA window, taken from Papaver somniferum cultivar HN1 chromosome 3, ASM357369v1, whole genome shotgun sequence, encodes the following:
- the LOC113358426 gene encoding uncharacterized protein LOC113358426 isoform X1, whose amino-acid sequence is MAAAETRAAWQRTANRCMVQEDAKRAPKLGCCSSSSESQADAGSGDTSNGSDHSNAGFMHLNWNLSNSNLPPDTKWWLQLQPNYGNQKDFAGEQLSSLDELESSRTEEVNTTKYIGDPPIIEENKRHINPHWRVSTTCMKNDAEAKNQELKAVNSNSTQKPLKRKDAGDFWYKDDELVDLDSIDQLILKQNFDFETPWIGGGKSEPWWRTVDKDELASLVALKSTEHVENCDLPPPQSTKVRRGPFSGLENFDHGGIFSSSLDLKGSKTVRNGSPTCGFGGKGHSLYNSEKSFSYSSTNSNSNTSKDSAELHRTSESEPSKAELLEALRHSQTRAREAEKAAQQAYHEKEDIVKLFFKQASHLFAYKQWLQLLQLENICLQLKNKDQPIFPMDLPWMPNIGRQGKKDKQRPKKGKRNPLKYIGRYAFAFAVGLGLAGAGLLLGWTMGWLLPIF
- the LOC113362033 gene encoding protein ABIL2-like, with amino-acid sequence MKTTTMSSSTSSTISIPTQSSNYEDEMFMNKNLLFSDSVKDLRNLRSQLYSAAEYFEAAYPNDKQKPILVSNLKDYTIKALVNTVDHLGSLTNRVNLLVDEKVDEVWATKLRVSCIEQRLRTCQAYIDHEGFAQQSLAIATPKHHKRYILPVGESVFSAGHTISAYQGSRLGDEDNWDKLKNAVRTTFRNAPSSSLGNVYTPIPTKPTHQGQAQEDEENSKKLNNFAVKNPKPSLVRSTRSPSPTRKTPQPPGHNHEKLNNVVRGTLKTQPSSAGKGRSPSPTLLSMQHGLFSFRDKQKVSDKEPDSPRSKFPLLRSGSTSARSSPKILSRSTTPIPTRSITPILSRSTTTKIPSGNTSKRCPSEPPKSFITRAYADTDHQKASADKDNHRDIEQHQSKSKRILKNLLSRRKSKKADLYTFLDEY
- the LOC113358426 gene encoding uncharacterized protein LOC113358426 isoform X2; the encoded protein is MAAAETRAAWQRTANRCMVQEDAKRAPKLGCCSSSSESQADAGSGDTSNGSDHSNAGFMHLNWNLSNSNLPPDTKWWLQLQPNYGNQKDFAGEQLSSLDELESSRTEEVNTTKYIGDPPIIEENKRHINPHWRVSTTCMKNDAEAKNQELKAVNSNSTQKPLKRKDAGDFWYKDDELVDLDSIDQLILKQNFDFETPWIGGGKSEPWWRTVDKDELASLVALKSTEHVENCDLPPPQSTKVRRGPFSGLENFDHGGIFSSSLDLKGSKTVRNGSPTCGFGGKGHSLYNSEKSFSSTNSNSNTSKDSAELHRTSESEPSKAELLEALRHSQTRAREAEKAAQQAYHEKEDIVKLFFKQASHLFAYKQWLQLLQLENICLQLKNKDQPIFPMDLPWMPNIGRQGKKDKQRPKKGKRNPLKYIGRYAFAFAVGLGLAGAGLLLGWTMGWLLPIF